The sequence CGATCGTGCGGGACCGGGTCTGGGGCGACGGCGGGGCCGAGGGCGTCCGGCAGCGCGCCGCCGAGGAGATGAAGCTGACCGCGCGGCTGGCAGGGCGGATGGGGATCGACACCGTCGTCGGGTTCACCGGCTCCTCGATCTGGCCCTACCTGGTGATGTTCCCGCCGGTCCCGGCCGAGGTCATCGAGGCGGGTTACCAGGACTTCGCCGACCGGTGGCACCCCATCCTGGACGTCTTCGACGAGCACGGCGTCCGGTTCGCGCACGAGGTGCATCCCTCCGAGATCGCCTACGACCACTGGTCCACGGTGCGCGCTCTGGAGGCGATCGACCACCGGCCGGCGTTCGGCATCAACTGGGACCCCAGCCACATGATGTGGCAGGACCTCGACCCGGTCGCCTTCATCAGCGACTTCGCCGACCGGATCTACCACGTCGACTGCAAGGACACCCGGCTGCGCGTGGGCAACGGGCGCAACGGCCGCCTCTCCTCCCACCTGCCCTGGGGCGACCAGCGCCGCGGCTGGGACTTCGTCTCCACCGGACGCGGCGAGGTGCCGTGGGAGGACTGCTTCCGCGCGCTCGCCGCCATCGGCTACGACGGCCCCGTCTCGGTGGAGTGGGAGGACGCCGGCATGGACCGGCTCCACGGCGCCCGCGAGGCGTTGGAGTTTCTGCGCCGCTTCGACTACCCGGCGCCCACGGCCGCCTTCGACGCGGCATTTTCCCAGCAGAGCGAGTGACCGCAAGACTGGCCGGGTGGACGACCCGACCCTGACCGTGCTGGCGCTGCTCGCGCTGGCAGCACTGGCCGCGGGCTACGTCGACGCGGTCGTCGGCGGGGGAGGGCTCCTCCAGCTGCCGGCGCTGCTGGTCGCGCTGCCGGGGGCGGCGCCGGTGCAGATCCTGGCGACGAACAAGATCGCCGCCTTCTGCGGCACCTCGGCCGCCGCGGCGACCTACTACCGACGCATCCGCCCCGATCCACGGACGTTCGGGCCGATGATGGCCTGCGCGTTCGTCGGCGCGGTGGGCGGTGCCGCGGTGGCGTCGCAGATCCCGCGGTCGGCGTTCGAGCCGATCGTGTTGGTGGTCCTGGTCGTCCTCGGCACCTACGTGGTGTTCCAGCCCACGATCGGTGAGGAGACGCTGCTGCGCTTCTCCGGTGGCCGCCACCTCGCCGCCGCGATGGCGATCGGCACCGTGATCGGGTTCTACGACGGCGCGCTCGGCCCGGGCACCGGCACCTTCTTCGTCTTCGCCCTGGTCGGCCTGCTCGGCTACGACTTCCTCGAGGCCTCGGCGAAGACGCGACTGGCCAACTGGGCCACCAACCTCGGCGCGCTCGCGTTGTTCATCCCCACCGGCGCGGTGCTGTGGAAGGTCGGCCTGCTGATGGGCGTCTCCAACCTGCTCGGGGGCTACCTGGGGGCGCGGAGCGCGGTGGCCCGGGGCGCGACCTTCGTGCGGGTGTTCTTCGTGCTCGTCGTCGGTGCCTTCGCGGTGCGCATCGGCGGCGGCATCGTCGGGCTGTGGTGACGCCGCCACCACGGCTACGGTGAGGGCATGAGCATCCCCGTCGCGATCGGTGACCTCGCGGGCGCGCTGGCCGACTTCGGCAGCGGCTACCTGCTCACCACGACCGAGGGCCGGGTCAAGGTCGTCACCGTCGACCCCGAGCTCGACGGCACCGACCTCGTGGCGCGCGGCCCCGGCCGCGGCACCCTCGCCAACCTCGCCGCCAACCCGGCCGTCACGGTGGTCTTCCCGCCGGCGGAGCCGAAGGGCTACACGCTGCTGGTCGACGGCACGGCTGCCGCCGAGGGCGAGGACGTGCGGGTCACGCCCACCACGGCCGTGCTCCACCGTCCCCGCTCCCACGCCGACGGTCCCGTCCCGCCCGACGGGTGCGGGCACGACTGCGCCCCGGTGTGATCGTGCCCTCGGTGCCGACCGCGTCCGCACCGACGTGGATCAGCGCCTTCCTCGACTTCGCGCCCGACCACGCCGAGACCGGCCCGGCGTTCTGGGCCGCCGTGACGGCGTACGACGTCTCCGCGCCGCGGGGCTCCCACGGCGAGTTCGCGAGCCTCCTGCCGTCCGGCGGCGCCGCCCACGTGCGGGTGCAGCGGCTCGCCGCCGGCTCCGACCGGATCCACCTGGACCTCCACGTCGGTGACCCGGCGGCCGCGGCCGCGACGGCGACCGAGCTCGGCGCGACCCTCGTCGCCGATGACGAGGTCGTGGTGATGGCCTCGCCCGGCGGGTTGGCGTTCTGCCTCGTCGACGTCGGTGCGGGCGTGGTCGCTGCACCGACGACGTGGCCCGACGGGCACGACTCGGTCCTGGACCAGGTGTGCCTCGACGTGCCGCGTGCGGCGTACGGGCAGGAGTGTGCGTTCTGGGCCGGACTGACCGGATGGGAGCGGCGACCGCCCCAGGTCCATGAGGCCTTCTCCTCGCTGGCCCGGCCGGCGGGCCAGCCGTTGCGCCTGCTGTTCCAGCGGCTCGACGAGGCCGGCGGGCCAGCCCGGGCGCACGTGGACTGGGCGACCACGGACCGGCCGCTCGAGGTGGCCCGCCATCGCGGGCTCGGCGCGAGGGTGCTGGAGGAGTTCCGGTGGTGGACGGTGATGGCCGACCCGGTCGGCCGCGCCTACTGCATCACCGATCGCGACCCCGCAACCGGGGTGCTGCCGGTGCCGGAGACGCAGTAGTTTCAGGACATGACGATCCCGCGCGCCGATCCGCCGCTGCACGCCGACGAGGGGACGATGCTGCGGGCGTGGCTGGACTTCCACCGCGCCACGCTGCGCCGCAAGGCCGACGGCCTCGACGCCGAGCAGCTGGACCGGGCGCTGCCGCCGAGCACGATGACCCTCGGCGGCATGCTCAAGCACCTCGCCCTGGTCGAGACCAACTGGTTCGACGCGGTGCTGCGGGGCGAGGCGATGATGCCGCCGTTCGACGCCGTCGACTGGGACGCGGACTTCGACTGGGACTGGCACAGCGCGGTCGACGACAGGCCCGACGAGCTCCGCCGGCTGCTCGACGCTGCGATCGAACGCGCCGACCGCGTGATCGACGAGGCGCTCGCCGGGCCGGACGGGCTCGACACCGCCTCGGTGCTCACCAGCACCAGCCGGGGCGAGCCCTTCACGCTGCGCTGGATCCTGTGCCACATGGTCGAGGAGTACGCCCGCCACAACGGCCATGCCGACCTGATCCGGGAGGCGATCGACGGCGAGGTCGGCGAGTGAGCGATCCGGCGATCCGCCCGGCCACCGACGCGGACTGGCCCTCGATCCACGCCTTCTTCGACCGCATCGTCGCCGAGGGCGAGACCTATGCCTATCCGGCCGACCTGACCAGCGACGAGGCCCGCGCCCTCTGGTTCGGCCAGGAGCACGTCGTGGTGCTGGAGGAGGAGGGCCGCGTGCTCGGGTCGGCGATGTTCGGCCCCAACCGGCCCGGTCGCGGGGACCACGTGGGCACGGCGTCGTTCATGGTCGACGACGCCGCCCGTGGGCGGGGCGTCGGACGGCGCCTGGGGGAGTACGTCGTCGCGCGCCTGGCCGAGCTGGGCTACCGAGGTATCCAGTTCAACGCCGTCGTGGCCACCAACACCGCCGCCGTCCGCCTGTGGGAGGGGCTGGGGTTCGAGATCGTCGGCACCGTGCCCGGCGCGTTCCGCTCCCGCGAGCACGGCCGCGTGGGCCTGCACGTGATGTATCGCGAGCTCTAGCCGACCCCGGGGGCGATGGTCAGGCGTCGGCGAAGCCGGGGAGGTTCCGCTCCAGCAGCGCTCGGAACGGCGCCTCGGCCTCGAGCTGGCTCAGCACGCCCACGGCACCGACGCAGGTGCGGTGGATGAGGATGTAGCTCGGCGGCAGGTTGAGCTTGACGTTGATGGAGTACGACGGGTCGCGGGTGTCGT comes from Nocardioides panacisoli and encodes:
- a CDS encoding sugar phosphate isomerase/epimerase family protein, which translates into the protein MGKRFTLFTGQWVDLPLEEVAELAAGWGYDGLEIAVSGEHLDAWRVDEPGYVESRLEILQRHGLGCWTISNHLTGQAICDDPIDFRHRAIVRDRVWGDGGAEGVRQRAAEEMKLTARLAGRMGIDTVVGFTGSSIWPYLVMFPPVPAEVIEAGYQDFADRWHPILDVFDEHGVRFAHEVHPSEIAYDHWSTVRALEAIDHRPAFGINWDPSHMMWQDLDPVAFISDFADRIYHVDCKDTRLRVGNGRNGRLSSHLPWGDQRRGWDFVSTGRGEVPWEDCFRALAAIGYDGPVSVEWEDAGMDRLHGAREALEFLRRFDYPAPTAAFDAAFSQQSE
- a CDS encoding TSUP family transporter encodes the protein MDDPTLTVLALLALAALAAGYVDAVVGGGGLLQLPALLVALPGAAPVQILATNKIAAFCGTSAAAATYYRRIRPDPRTFGPMMACAFVGAVGGAAVASQIPRSAFEPIVLVVLVVLGTYVVFQPTIGEETLLRFSGGRHLAAAMAIGTVIGFYDGALGPGTGTFFVFALVGLLGYDFLEASAKTRLANWATNLGALALFIPTGAVLWKVGLLMGVSNLLGGYLGARSAVARGATFVRVFFVLVVGAFAVRIGGGIVGLW
- a CDS encoding VOC family protein — translated: MPTASAPTWISAFLDFAPDHAETGPAFWAAVTAYDVSAPRGSHGEFASLLPSGGAAHVRVQRLAAGSDRIHLDLHVGDPAAAAATATELGATLVADDEVVVMASPGGLAFCLVDVGAGVVAAPTTWPDGHDSVLDQVCLDVPRAAYGQECAFWAGLTGWERRPPQVHEAFSSLARPAGQPLRLLFQRLDEAGGPARAHVDWATTDRPLEVARHRGLGARVLEEFRWWTVMADPVGRAYCITDRDPATGVLPVPETQ
- a CDS encoding DinB family protein, which translates into the protein MTIPRADPPLHADEGTMLRAWLDFHRATLRRKADGLDAEQLDRALPPSTMTLGGMLKHLALVETNWFDAVLRGEAMMPPFDAVDWDADFDWDWHSAVDDRPDELRRLLDAAIERADRVIDEALAGPDGLDTASVLTSTSRGEPFTLRWILCHMVEEYARHNGHADLIREAIDGEVGE
- a CDS encoding GNAT family N-acetyltransferase, which produces MSDPAIRPATDADWPSIHAFFDRIVAEGETYAYPADLTSDEARALWFGQEHVVVLEEEGRVLGSAMFGPNRPGRGDHVGTASFMVDDAARGRGVGRRLGEYVVARLAELGYRGIQFNAVVATNTAAVRLWEGLGFEIVGTVPGAFRSREHGRVGLHVMYREL